The sequence below is a genomic window from Halostella salina.
TGGCTCCGGATGGTCTCGTTGTCGGATGCGAGGTTGTCCGCGATGGGCTGGGTGGCCTCCTCGCTGCCGATTTCGCCGAGCGCCTTCATCGTCACCGTCTGCAGCCCGGGGTTGCCCTCGTCGTCGACGTAGTCGACGAGCGTGTCGACCGGCTCCTCGCTGCCGATCTTGCCGAGGATCTCGATGGCGTCCTGGTCGCGCTTGCCGGCGCGCTGGAGCATCGGGTCGACGGCCTCCTCGGGTGCCATGCGCTTGAGGGCGTCGAGCGCGTGCTCCTCCATGAAGTCCGAGTCGAACGTCTCCAGCGCGAGCAACACCATGTCGGCGCGGCCGCGCTTCATCCAGACCTTCATCGCACCCCACTCCGGCGGGTAGTCCTTCCGGTGGTCGAGCACGTCGTAGTAGCCCTGGGCCTGGAGCTGTTCGCGCACGGAGAGGTCGTCCCACGTCTCCGCGGCCTCCAGGTCGTCGGCCAGTTCGCCGGTCGCGTCGAGCAGGTCGGCGATGGTCTCCGCGTCGTCGTCGGCGTCGAGGTCGGCCGCCTCGACGGCCGTCGCGGTCTCCGCCAGCGCGTCGGTCAGCCCCTCGATCGACTCGTCGTCGACGCTCAGCGACTCGTCGAGCGTCTCGCCGACCGTGTCGACGAACGACTCGACCGCCTCGGCGACCGCCGCTTCGCCGTCCTCGGTCCACTCGGTGTCGGCGACGGTGGATTCGGCGTCCTCTATCTCCGCGACGACGTCCTCGGCGTAGGGGCCGCGGGCTTCCTCGAGATGGGATTCGAGGTCCTCCTTTTCGTCCGCGATTTCCTCTGCCGGCGGCTCCTCGTCCTCGTCGTCCGGCTCCGGCAGGTCGGCCGCCTCGAGGTCGGCCTCCAGCTCCTCGATCTCGGCCTCGACCTCGTCCAGGTCGTCCTCGGTCTCGGCCTCGTCGAGTCGCTCCTCGATCGCGTCGAGGCGCTCGCGGAGCGATTCGACGGTGACCGCCTCGGTCAGTTCCGTCTCCTCGGACGTCTCGTCGTCACCGTCCTCGCTCATCCTTCCACCTCCTGACGGGCGTTCCGGCCGAATTCGCGGCGCGGGGCGACCGCCGACGGCGCACTCCGGTTCATATACCGGGAACTGCGTTCCTACGCCCCCTAAGCGTTTCCGTTCGCGGCCGGGTCGTCGTCCCGCCAGTAGAACCACGGGCTGAGCGTCAGGTACGCGAGGCCGAGCGTGAGCAGCGCGTACGGAAACGCCATACCGGCGACGTTCGGGAGGAGAACCGCGAGCGAGTGGACCACGCCCATCAGCAGCGCGTCACGGGCGAGGAGATCCGGGTACCGAACGGTCGACACCATCAGGTAGACGAACACTGCGGTCCCTGCGAGCAACACCTGCGGTGCGGTGATGCCAGCGAGCACCGTCGA
It includes:
- a CDS encoding HEAT repeat domain-containing protein, yielding MSEDGDDETSEETELTEAVTVESLRERLDAIEERLDEAETEDDLDEVEAEIEELEADLEAADLPEPDDEDEEPPAEEIADEKEDLESHLEEARGPYAEDVVAEIEDAESTVADTEWTEDGEAAVAEAVESFVDTVGETLDESLSVDDESIEGLTDALAETATAVEAADLDADDDAETIADLLDATGELADDLEAAETWDDLSVREQLQAQGYYDVLDHRKDYPPEWGAMKVWMKRGRADMVLLALETFDSDFMEEHALDALKRMAPEEAVDPMLQRAGKRDQDAIEILGKIGSEEPVDTLVDYVDDEGNPGLQTVTMKALGEIGSEEATQPIADNLASDNETIRSHAARALGLLGDTRAVEPLADALENDDSDTVRASAAWALNQIGTERALEVVADYADDRAYRVQSEAEKAV